From one Chanodichthys erythropterus isolate Z2021 chromosome 3, ASM2448905v1, whole genome shotgun sequence genomic stretch:
- the slc16a3a gene encoding monocarboxylate transporter 4-like: MGGVALDDGGCRVKAPDGGWGWAVLFGCFVITGFSYAFPKAVSVFFKELIREFGVGYSDTAWISSILLAMLYGTGPLCSILVNRFGCRPVMLVGGLFASLGMILASFATSIIHIYLCIGVITGLGLALNFQPSLIMLNRYFSEKRPLANGLAAAGSPVALCCLSPLGQILQYKYGWRGGFLILGGILLNCCACGALMRPLVPPKKSETPGIENTPDDVDKKAKPKPKLLDFSVFKDRGFVIYTIAASIMVLGLFVPPVFVVSYAKELGNEDTKSALLLTILGFVDIFARPTCGIIAGLRWVRPRCVYLFSFALIFNGITDLVGSLSKDYNSLVVFCIFFGISYGMVGALQFEVLMAVVGTEKFSSAIGLVLLLEAIAVLVGPPSAGRLLDSTKNYMFVFLLAGIEVVMSALVLAICNFLFIKRKPEAPEAAVEAGEAVEAKNHSSTPPIGEPHKANGNSEKQRDPGDLRPESAVEDPTEVETFLKCKDKNIPCSPESDL, from the exons ATGGGTGGAGTGGCATTGGATGACGGTGGTTGTAGAGTGAAGGCTCCTGATGGTGGCTGGGGTTGGGCTGTGCTCTTTGGTTGCTTCGTCATCACAGGTTTCTCCTACGCCTTTCCAAAAGCCGTCAGTGTTTTCTTCAAGGAGCTGATTAGAGAGTTTGGGGTGGGCTACAGTGACACAGCCTGGATCTCCTCCATCCTATTGGCTATGCTTTATGGCACTG GGCCTTTATGCAGCATTTTAGTGAATCGATTCGGGTGTCGTCCAGTGATGTTGGTGGGCGGCCTCTTTGCATCATTGGGAATGATCTTGGCATCGTTTGCCACGAGCATCATCCACATTTACTTGTGTATAGGAGTCATTACAG GTCTTGGACTGGCTCTGAACTTCCAGCCATCACTCATTATGTTGAATCGATATTTCAGTGAGAAGCGTCCGCTGGCTAACGGCCTGGCAGCGGCTGGGAGTCCGGTGGCTCTGTGTTGTCTGTCCCCTCTCGGGCAGATCCTTCAGTATAAATATGGCTGGAGAGGGGGCTTCCTCATCTTGGGGGGGATACTGCTGAACTGCTGTGCTTGTGGGGCTTTAATGAGGCCTTTGGTCCCACCAAAGAAGTCCGAGACCCCTGGAATTGAAAACACACCAGATGATGTCGACAAGAAAGCCAAACCCAAACCCAAGTTGCTGGACTTCAGTGTTTTCAAAGACCGGGGCTTTGTCATTTACACCATCGCTGCCTCCATTATGGTGCTCGGTTTGTTTGTGCCTCCAGTGTTTGTGGTGAGCTATGCCAAAGAGCTGGGAAATGAAGACACGAAATCCGCCCTCCTGCTCACCATTCTGGGTTTCGTTGACATTTTTGCACGGCCCACGTGTGGCATCATCGCAGGACTCCGATGGGTTCGTCCTCGCTGCGTCTACCTCTTCAGTTTTGCTCTCATATTCAATGGCATCACAGATCTGGTGGGCTCTTTGTCTAAAGACTACAACTCTCTGGTGGTGTTCTGCATCTTTTTCGGCATCTCTTATGGCATGGTTGGGGCCTTGCAGTTTGAGGTCCTCATGGCTGTTGTGGGTACAGAGAAGTTCTCCAGCGCCATTGGTTTAGTTCTTCTGCTTGAAGCCATTGCTGTGCTGGTTGGGCCTCCATCTGCTG GGCGCCTTTTGGACTCCACTAAGAATTACATGTTTGTCTTCCTGCTGGCTGGGATTGAGGTTGTGATGTCAGCTTTAGTGCTGGCAATATGCAACTTCCTGTTCATAAAAAGGAAGCCTGAGGCACCAGAGGCTGCAGTGGAGGCTGGGGAGGCAGTCGAGGCAAAGAATCACTCCAGTACGCCACCCATAGGGGAGCCGCACAAGGCCAACGGAAACTCCGAAAAGCAGAGGGATCCGGGTGACCTGAGACCTGAAAGTGCAGTGGAGGATCCAACAGAAGtggaaacatttcttaaatgTAAAGATAAGAACATCCCCTGTAGTCCAGAATCTGACCTCTGA